A part of Sugiyamaella lignohabitans strain CBS 10342 chromosome D, complete sequence genomic DNA contains:
- the MIP1 gene encoding DNA-directed DNA polymerase gamma MIP1 (Mitochondrial DNA polymerase gamma subunit; conserved C-terminal segment is required for the maintenance of mitochondrial genome; its human ortholog, POLG, can rescue mip1 phenotypes, and mutations in POLG are associated with Alpers-Huttenlocher syndrome (AHS) and other mitochondrial diseases; Mip1p is the single subunit of mitochondrial DNA polymerase in yeast, in contrast to metazoans in which there is a complex of a catalytic subunit and an accessory subunit; GO_component: GO:0005760 - gamma DNA polymerase complex [Evidence IEA]; GO_component: GO:0005739 - mitochondrion [Evidence IEA,IEA]; GO_component: GO:0005739 - mitochondrion [Evidence IDA] [PMID 10567545]; GO_component: GO:0005739 - mitochondrion [Evidence IDA] [PMID 14576278]; GO_component: GO:0005739 - mitochondrion [Evidence IDA] [PMID 16823961]; GO_function: GO:0008408 - 3'-5' exonuclease activity [Evidence IDA] [PMID 20601675]; GO_function: GO:0003677 - DNA binding [Evidence IEA,IEA]; GO_function: GO:0003887 - DNA-directed DNA polymerase activity [Evidence IEA,IEA,IEA]; GO_function: GO:0003887 - DNA-directed DNA polymerase activity [Evidence IDA] [PMID 20601675]; GO_function: GO:0003676 - nucleic acid binding [Evidence IEA]; GO_function: GO:0016779 - nucleotidyltransferase activity [Evidence IEA]; GO_function: GO:0016740 - transferase activity [Evidence IEA]; GO_process: GO:0006260 - DNA replication [Evidence IEA,IEA]; GO_process: GO:0006261 - DNA-dependent DNA replication [Evidence IEA]; GO_process: GO:0006264 - mitochondrial DNA replication [Evidence IDA] [PMID 12023279]; GO_process: GO:0006264 - mitochondrial DNA replication [Evidence IMP] [PMID 2684980]), giving the protein MRSRVFGTKPQILPDVDRIEQAKEHLALNNLLGKKTSISELIKFPVPELIGKDLDEHFHHIGRHMSEPYLTMATNFVRNGLPTMPSPETWIRKSGWTRYDPDGSTKSVPYPDDSALVFDTEVLYKISDFPVLAVAASEKAWYGWVSPWLLEETENPRQLVPLGTREKQKLVVGHNVGYDRKRVKDEYHITSSKSFFLDTMSLHIAVNGMCSRQRPAWMKMNKKKKNGEQTDEGTKAVDEFAASSKDRMGNANELPDEQSLSCDLEENPWFTHSALNNLADVAMLHCNIKMDKTTRDYFGTLDRRGVVDMFGDLMEYCATDVDVTYKVFQKVLPNFLEVCNHPVSFGALRHLSSCFLPINQEWEQFVEGAEKQYQEVQLEIYNRLKKLADDAVAMLSEAEDGTRTVVGDNILKDPWLSQLDWTIKPIKMVKGKKKGEPSRPAKNQKLPGMPQWYKDLYPTAASPMNISLRTRVAPLLLRLQWDEHPLFWVDSFGWIFKVKGGKETAKYTKLNYTRCDMTSLSKEELEKLGISKRSIYFKIPHNDGQAARCTNPMAKQYVSYFDRGVLSSQFEYAKSAVELNSQCTYWISSRERISRQMPIYDEDTDMGISNAETGDSKFGMIIPKIIPMGTVTRRAVEDLWLTASNAKKSRIGSELKAMVKAPAGYKFVGADVDSEELWIASVIGDSLFGIHGGTALGWMTLEGNKNDGTDLHSRTANILGISRNEAKVFNYGRIYGAGLKFAIQLLKQFNPLITDKEAEEAATKLYDATKGKKARSNAFKANRFWRGGSESIVFNRLEEMAEQDVPRTPVLGASVTQALMKQNLRKSNFLTSRINWTIQSSGVDYLHLLIASMDYLISKFNIEARLVITVHDEIRYLVKEEDKYRAALALQISNLWTRAMFCQQLGIDNVPQSVAFFSLIDIDHVLRKEVDLDCVTPSHPEAIPHGEAISIVDLLKICSDLAGDSGSENPSYATSDYKERIPVLRDLSMAEPNMTEYLAAQITCEKDKFQSIVQSVKNKSLKRPRRVNAKRDSGADDSVSKVASDQANNETKDPPKRSSKPKSTVNRKKPGDSSTSGKKTATAKDSSKHKKTSKSKDTLSANINETSEGTCENIIENDTSTDLDEAVPEHLPIRTSSVSPFKFPESSKVFDNSTIFFDNGDFVLPTRSEYREY; this is encoded by the coding sequence ATGCGAAGTAGGGTTTTTGGAACCAAACCACAGATTCTACCTGATGTAGATAGGATAGAACAGGCCAAGGAGCATCTAGCACTTAATAACTTACTGGGCAAGAAGACCAGCATTTCAGAATTGATCAAGTTCCCAGTTCCCGAGCTTATTGGTAAAGATTTAGACGAGCATTTTCATCACATTGGCAGACACATGTCAGAGCCATATTTGACTATGGCAACAAATTTTGTACGAAATGGATTACCGACAATGCCTAGTCCAGAAACATGGATCAGGAAGTCTGGGTGGACACGGTATGATCCTGATGGAAGCACTAAATCAGTACCATATCCAGATGATTCTGCCCTTGTTTTTGACACCGAGGTACTATATAAAATTTCAGATTTTCCAGTATTGGCTGTGGCCGCTTCTGAAAAGGCTTGGTATGGATGGGTATCACCTTGGCTGCTTGAAGAAACAGAGAACCCCCGACAATTGGTACCACTAGGGACaagagaaaaacaaaaactgGTTGTGGGCCATAATGTTGGGTATGATAGAAAAAGAGTCAAAGATGAGTATCACATTACAAGTTCAAAgagtttctttttggatACAATGTCGCTACATATCGCTGTCAACGGAATGTGTTCTCGGCAACGTCCTGCatggatgaagatgaataagaagaaaaagaatggCGAGCAGACTGATGAGGGCACTAAAGCAGTAGATGAGtttgctgcttcttcaaaagatCGAATGGGCAATGCTAATGAGCTACCTGATGAACAAAGTCTATCATGCGATTTAGAAGAAAACCCATGGTTTACTCATAGTGCACTTAATAATTTAGCTGATGTTGCGATGTTGCACTGTAATATCAAGATGGACAAAACGACTAGAGACTATTTTGGAACACTAGATCGTCGGGGAGTGGTCGACATGTTTGGAGATCTGATGGAGTATTGCGCCACCGACGTAGATGTTACTTACAAGGTCTTCCAAAAAGTATTGCCTAACTTTCTTGAAGTTTGCAATCATCCTGTGAGCTTTGGAGCTTTGCGACACTTGTCTTCGTGTTTCCTTCCCATTAATCAGGAATGGGAACAGTTTGTCGAGGGGGCTGAGaaacaatatcaagaaGTTCAATTGGAAATTTACAACCGATTAAAGAAATTGGCAGATGACGCAGTAGCTATGctatcagaagcagaagacgGTACCAGGACTGTAGTAGGTGATAATATTCTAAAAGATCCATGGCTATCTCAACTGGATTGGACTATaaaaccaataaaaatGGTAAAGGGCAAAAAGAAAGGTGAGCCAAGTCGGCCGgccaaaaatcaaaaattgCCTGGAATGCCTCAATGGTACAAAGATTTATACCCGACAGCTGCCTCTCCTATGAACATCTCACTACGGACCAGAGTTGCTCCATTACTGCTGCGATTACAGTGGGATGAACATCCGTTGTTTTGGGTTGATAGTTTTGGATGGATATTCAAAGTGAAGGGTGGTAAAGAGACTGCCAAGTATACTAAACTCAATTACACACGCTGTGATATGACTAGCCTTAgtaaagaagaacttgaaaagcTTGGTATTAGTAAAAGGTCTATCTACTTCAAGATACCACACAACGACGGCCAAGCAGCTCGCTGCACTAATCCTATGGCCAAGCAGTACGTGTCGTATTTTGACAGAGGAGTTCTGAGCTCGCAATTTGAATACGCTAAATCTGCAGTAGAGCTCAACTCCCAATGCACCTACTGGATTTCAAGTCGAGAACGCATATCTCGGCAAATGCCAATTTATGACGAAGATACTGATATGGGTATATCCAATGCTGAAACTGGTGACTCTAAGTTTGGCATGATTATTCCCAAGATTATCCCTATGGGCACTGTCACAAGAAGAGCAGTAGAGGACTTGTGGCTGACAGCTAGCAATGCCAAAAAGTCTCGGATAGGATCTGAACTCAAGGCAATGGTTAAAGCGCCTGCTGGATATAAATTTGTGGGGGCAGATGTTGACTCGGAAGAGTTATGGATAGCAAGCGTTATTGGTGACTCGCTCTTTGGAATTCATGGAGGTACTGCTCTTGGATGGATGACCCTTGAAGGGAATAAAAATGACGGCACAGATTTGCATTCTAGAACGGCCAATATCTTAGGTATCTCCCGTAATGAAGCCAAGGTGTTCAACTATGGTAGAATTTACGGAGCTGGTCTCAAGTTTGCCATTCAACTTCTCAAACAGTTCAACCCGCTCATCACGGAtaaagaagcagaagaggctgctACTAAACTCTACGATGCCACTAAAGGTAAGAAGGCTAGATCTAATGCTTTTAAAGCAAATAGATTCTGGAGAGGGGGTAGTGAAAGTATTGTGTTCAATCGTCTTGAGGAAATGGCCGAACAGGATGTGCCAAGAACTCCTGTTTTGGGAGCTTCTGTTACACAGGCTTTGATGAAACAGAATCTTCGCAAGTCAAATTTCCTCACGTCACGGATTAATTGGACCATTCAATCATCAGGTGTTGATTATCTACATCTGCTGATTGCGTCAATGGATTACCTTATCTCCAAGTTTAATATTGAGGCGAGGTTGGTTATAACTGTCCATGATGAGATTCGATACCTCgtcaaggaagaagataagTACCGAGCAGCATTGGCTTTACAAATTAGCAATTTGTGGACGAGAGCAATGTTTTGCCAACAATTGGGCATTGATAATGTTCCTCAGTCGgttgcatttttttctctgattgatattgatcATGTACTGCGCAAAGAAGTCGACCTTGATTGTGTAACTCCCTCCCACCCCGAAGCAATTCCACATGGTGAAGCTATAAGTATTGTTGACCTGCTAAAAATATGTTCTGACCTAGCTGGCGATTCCGGATCAGAAAATCCAAGCTATGCTACTTCTGACTACAAAGAACGTATTCCTGTGTTGCGGGACCTTTCAATGGCTGAACCGAATATGACGGAGTATTTAGCGGCCCAGATTACTTGTGAAAAGGACAAGTTTCAAAGCATTGTTCAGAGTgttaaaaacaaaagctTGAAGCGCCCAAGAAGAGTGAATGCCAAACGTGATTCAGGTGCAGATGACTCCGTATCAAAGGTTGCAAGTGATCAAGCTAACaatgaaacaaaagatCCACCAAAACGTAGCTCTAAACCTAAATCGACTGTGAACAGAAAGAAACCCGGTGATTCCTCTACGTCAGGTAAAAAGACTGCTACTGCGAAAGACTCTTCCAAACACAAGAAGACATCAAAGTCCAAAGATACTCTCTCTGCAAATATCAATGAAACTTCTGAAGGAACCTGCGAGAATATCATTGAAAACGATACATCTACGGACTTGGATGAGGCTGTACCAGAGCATTTACCCATTCGCACTTCGTCTGTGTCTCCTTTCAAATTCCCTGAGTCGTCAAAAGTTTTTGATAACTCGACCATCTTCTTCGATAACGGAGATTTTGTACTGCCAACTCGTTCTGAATATCGTGAATACTAg
- the OXR1 gene encoding Oxr1p (hypothetical protein required for oxidative damage resistance; required for normal levels of resistance to oxidative damage; null mutants are sensitive to hydrogen peroxide; member of a conserved family of proteins found in eukaryotes; GO_component: GO:0005739 - mitochondrion [Evidence IEA,IEA]; GO_component: GO:0005739 - mitochondrion [Evidence IDA] [PMID 15060142]; GO_function: GO:0003674 - molecular_function [Evidence ND]; GO_process: GO:0034599 - cellular response to oxidative stress [Evidence IMP] [PMID 11114193]) — MPDPKRRLSFNPFSWGSHDENNASEDPESTGRDNTVKGPNDDEFEKDIDVSDTHLKVKGGDDANNLQEKELHSTDDDTHQHGHLEHGGSINSTSRHHTFPESSEKSGDNPQDNTTDGSEEGGKHSGWRFTRRHTMEPSRAAKQNSSPARPPERPQSIEFELPPLDPVTLIGYNENTKSRLMTESLSTELRDLLPERLQLYSTWKLSYSLEQHGASLHTLYSNVVPKPQKRPGYLLVVKDKKGDIFGAYANEYFHTTESRRFYGNGECFLWKTSRLPNGDIRFQAFPYTGVNDFVIFCAPNFLSMGGGDGHYGLWLDDNLEHGVSSRTTTFGNEVLSSEPNFYVVALEVWCIGPS; from the coding sequence ATGCCTGATCCGAAGAGGAGACTCAGCTTCAATCCATTCAGCTGGGGTAGTCACGATGAAAACAATGCTTCAGAGGATCCCGAATCGACCGGCCGTGACAATACGGTGAAGGGCCcgaatgatgatgaatttgAGAAAGATATTGATGTTTCTGATACACATTTGAAAGTAAAGGGTGGGGATGATGCAAATAATTtgcaagaaaaagaattgCATTCCACAGATGATGACACTCATCAACATGGTCATCTGGAGCATGGTGGTAGTATAAACAGCACCTCACGTCATCACACATTCCCagaatcttctgaaaaATCAGGAGACAATCCTCAAGATAACACGACAGATGGGTCGGAAGAGGGTGGAAAGCATTCTGGATGGAGGTTCACGCGGCGCCACACCATGGAGCCGAGTCGAGCtgccaaacaaaacagTTCCCCAGCCAGACCACCAGAAAGGCCACAGTCCATTGAATTTGAGCTCCCACCTCTGGATCCAGTGACGCTGATTGGATATAATGAGAACACAAAGAGCCGGCTAATGACCGAGTCGCTTAGTACCGAATTGCGTGACTTATTACCAGAACGACTTCAATTGTACTCCACCTGGAAGTTGTCATATAGCCTAGAACAGCATGGCGCATCACTCCACACGTTATATTCGAATGTCGTTCCTAAACCTCAGAAACGACCCggttatttattagtaGTCAAAGATAAAAAGGGTGATATTTTCGGTGCCTATGCTAACGAATACTTCCATACCACTGAATCGCGACGATTCTACGGTAATGGTGAGTGTTTTCTATGGAAAACAAGCAGGCTTCCCAATGGAGATATACGATTCCAAGCATTTCCTTACACAGGAGTCAATGACTTTGTCATATTCTGTGCACCGAATTTCTTGTCTATGGGCGGTGGTGACGGACATTATGGCTTGTGGCTAGACGATAATCTCGAGCATGGCGTTTCCAGTCGCACAACCACATTTGGGAACGAAGTGCTCAGCTCGGAGCCGAATTTTTATGTTGTAGCACTTGAAGTTTGGTGCATCGGGCCCTCTTGA
- the PUT4 gene encoding proline permease PUT4 (Proline permease; required for high-affinity transport of proline; also transports the toxic proline analog azetidine-2-carboxylate (AzC); PUT4 transcription is repressed in ammonia-grown cells; GO_component: GO:0016021 - integral component of membrane [Evidence IEA,IEA]; GO_component: GO:0016021 - integral component of membrane [Evidence ISM] [PMID 12192589]; GO_component: GO:0016020 - membrane [Evidence IEA,IEA,IEA]; GO_component: GO:0005886 - plasma membrane [Evidence ISS] [PMID 10654085]; GO_function: GO:0015193 - L-proline transmembrane transporter activity [Evidence IGI] [PMID 14968425]; GO_function: GO:0015193 - L-proline transmembrane transporter activity [Evidence IMP] [PMID 3552672]; GO_function: GO:0015171 - amino acid transmembrane transporter activity [Evidence IEA]; GO_function: GO:0015175 - neutral amino acid transmembrane transporter activity [Evidence IDA] [PMID 10654085]; GO_process: GO:0003333 - amino acid transmembrane transport [Evidence IEA]; GO_process: GO:0006865 - amino acid transport [Evidence IEA,IEA]; GO_process: GO:0015812 - gamma-aminobutyric acid transport [Evidence IDA,IGI] [PMID 8455553]; GO_process: GO:0015804 - neutral amino acid transport [Evidence IDA] [PMID 10654085]; GO_process: GO:0015824 - proline transport [Evidence IDA] [PMID 10654085]; GO_process: GO:0055085 - transmembrane transport [Evidence IEA]; GO_process: GO:0006810 - transport [Evidence IEA,IEA]), producing MIVGVVLFFGGGPNHDRLGFRYWKDGNAFRPYIVGGAAGRFCGFWNSVVRAGYSVIMSPELITIASGEAEAPRRNTPKATKRFIYRLVFFYVFSVLVIGCIVSSSDPRLLNAVSSGVANAAASPFVIGIQNAGIPILNHIINAAILTSAWSAANSFLFAGSRSLYSLSLQGKAPKVFRYCNRKGVPYVALLAVSAIGCLGFLNASASSANVFTWFTNLSTIAGFIAWICILITYLRFRRAMAFNNILDTLPFKTAFQPYTTWVALVLLVIITITNGFTVFVGGSFTGADFVAAYITLPIFVVLYLGHKIYYRRWRWFTPTSEVDVTSGLSECEAYERSCPERVPRNALEKVWMWIA from the coding sequence ATGATTGTAGGTGTAGTTCTGTTCTTTGGAGGCGGTCCAAATCATGATCGTCTTGGATTTCGTTACTGGAAGGACGGTAATGCATTTAGACCCTATATTGTTGGAGGAGCCGCTGGCCGGTTCTGTGGGTTCTGGAATTCTGTAGTCCGAGCCGGTTATAGTGTGATCATGAGTCCTGAGTTGATCACTATTGCTAGTGGTGAAGCTGAGGCCCCTAGGAGAAACACCCCCAAAGCTACCAAGAGATTTATTTACCGTCTTGTGTTCTTCTATGTGTTCTCAGTTCTTGTTATTGGATGTATTGTGTCGTCTTCTGATCCTAGGCTTTTGAATGCTGTCTCCAGTGGTGtagccaatgctgctgcctctccctttgttattggtattcAAAATGCTGGAATTCCTATTCTTAACCATATCatcaatgctgctattcTCACCTCCGCATGGTCTGCTGCCAattcatttttgtttgctGGATCCAGATCCTTGTACTCATTGAGTTTACAAGGCAAAGCTCCTAAAGTTTTCCGTTACTGTAACAGAAAAGGTGTACCATACGTTGCACTATTGGCCGTTTCGGCAATTGGCTGTTTGGGTTTCCTGAATGCTTCGGCCTCTTCAGCTAACGTATTCACCTGGTTCACGAACTTGTCCACTATTGCAGGATTCATTGCCTGGATCTGTATTCTCATCACTTACCTCAGATTCCGCAGGGCCATGGCTTTCAACAATATCCTAGACACTCTACCTTTTAAGACCGCCTTCCAACCATATACCACATGGGTTGCCTTGGTACTGCTTGTCATCATTACCATCACCAATGGATTCACAGTTTTTGTTGGAGGTTCATTCACAGGAGCCGACTTTGTCGCCGCCTATATCACACTGCCGATTTTCGTTGTACTATACTTAGGACACAAAATCTACTACAGACGGTGGAGATGGTTCACTCCAACTTCAGAAGTAGATGTTACATCTGGATTGTCCGAATGTGAGGCATACGAACGCTCATGTCCTGAACGTGTGCCACGGAACGCTCTAGAGAAGGTCTGGATGTGGATTGCATAA
- the PUT4 gene encoding proline permease PUT4 (Proline permease; required for high-affinity transport of proline; also transports the toxic proline analog azetidine-2-carboxylate (AzC); PUT4 transcription is repressed in ammonia-grown cells; GO_component: GO:0016021 - integral component of membrane [Evidence IEA,IEA]; GO_component: GO:0016021 - integral component of membrane [Evidence ISM] [PMID 12192589]; GO_component: GO:0016020 - membrane [Evidence IEA,IEA,IEA]; GO_component: GO:0005886 - plasma membrane [Evidence ISS] [PMID 10654085]; GO_function: GO:0015193 - L-proline transmembrane transporter activity [Evidence IGI] [PMID 14968425]; GO_function: GO:0015193 - L-proline transmembrane transporter activity [Evidence IMP] [PMID 3552672]; GO_function: GO:0015171 - amino acid transmembrane transporter activity [Evidence IEA]; GO_function: GO:0015175 - neutral amino acid transmembrane transporter activity [Evidence IDA] [PMID 10654085]; GO_process: GO:0003333 - amino acid transmembrane transport [Evidence IEA]; GO_process: GO:0006865 - amino acid transport [Evidence IEA,IEA]; GO_process: GO:0015812 - gamma-aminobutyric acid transport [Evidence IDA,IGI] [PMID 8455553]; GO_process: GO:0015804 - neutral amino acid transport [Evidence IDA] [PMID 10654085]; GO_process: GO:0015824 - proline transport [Evidence IDA] [PMID 10654085]; GO_process: GO:0055085 - transmembrane transport [Evidence IEA]; GO_process: GO:0006810 - transport [Evidence IEA,IEA]), with amino-acid sequence MSKANEKKLNVEYYGDDVSVIPKEDDVLITEDNKFGQTERSLKSRHVQFIALGGCIGTGLFVGSGAILQNGPGSLLCAYILMSFVIWSVNNTLGEMTTYLPVKGNSPGLMIGRYACPDLSFAANYIYVYSFALLVPSECVAGAIVVEYCKS; translated from the coding sequence ATGTCAAAAGCAAATGAGAAAAAACTGAACGTTGAGTACTACGGAGACGATGTATCTGTGATTCCCAAGGAGGACGATGTACTTATAACTGAAGACAATAAATTCGGACAAACTGAGCGgtctttgaaatcaagGCATGTTCAGTTTATAGCTCTGGGTGGTTGTATAGGTACTGGTCTGTTTGTGGGATCAGGAGCTATTCTTCAAAATGGTCCTGGAAGTTTATTGTGTgcatatattttaatgagTTTTGTCATCTGGAGCGTGAACAACACGCTTGGAGAAATGACTACTTATCTGCCTGTCAAGGGAAATTCTCCTGGACTGATGATTGGTAGATACGCATGCCCTGATCTCAGTTTTGCTGCCAACTATATCTATGTCTACTCGTTTGCATTACTAGTACCATCAGAATGTGTTGCCGGCGCCATTGTAGTTGAATATTGTAAGTCCTAG
- the MTW1 gene encoding MIND complex subunit MTW1 yields the protein MSLFSQSTGILTEHLGYVPIALIDELINAVNDILYKCTLAIEEFLQKRYGPRSNSSKKVSDQDIQLGTAKLETLLESIVDRCFDNFELYTLRNILTIPEDLITEGWIRLKHHRGIDFTSVDSDSLSDLDDEIERLEAQLYFETQLNAALKQKHQQTLQELDTFQNLKTNYPFLSASPPSSQQLKDTILFLSSQSIGLISKLEQTEQLYKSRPLRKSPASIPREVYIDQFSRRALESSGVQVISHVEKKTEQDVLKALQAASFFKSDSSSRDS from the coding sequence ATGTCGCTTTTTTCACAGAGTACAGGTATTCTGACTGAACACCTTGGATATGTGCCGATAGCGCTCATTGATGAACTCATCAACGCGGTCAACGATATTTTGTACAAATGCACACTTGCAATAGAGGAGTTTCTTCAGAAACGATATGGACCAAGGAGCAATTCTAGTAAAAAGGTTTCTGATCAAGATATACAACTAGGTACCGCCAAACTAGAGACTCTGCTTGAATCCATTGTTGATCGCTGTTTTGATAACTTTGAGCTTTACACATTACGAAATATCCTCACGATCCCTGAAGATCTTATTACTGAAGGTTGGATTCGTCTCAAGCATCATCGTGGAATTGATTTTACCAGTGTTGACTCGGATTCTTTGTCGGACTTGGATGATGAGATTGAAAGACTTGAAGCACAGCTCTATTTTGAAACGCAACTAAACGCCGCCCTGAAACAGAAACACCAGCAGACTTTACAGGAGCTAGATACATTTCAAAACCTCAAAACGAACTACCCGTTTCTATCTGCTTCTCCTCCATCTAGTCAGCAACTTAAGGATACGATTCTTTTCCTATCTTCTCAATCTATTGGACTAATCTCTAAATTGGAGCAAACCGAGCAATTGTACAAAAGTCGGCCCCTTCGAAAATCTCCTGCCAGTATTCCACGAGAAGTGTACATTGACCAGTTTTCTCGCCGTGCACTTGAATCAAGTGGAGTGCAGGTGATTTCTCACGTtgagaaaaaaacagaacaaGATGTGCTTAAGGCATTACAAGCTGCTTCATTCTTCAAATCCGACTCTTCAAGTCGTGATTCATGA